The following are encoded together in the Parafrankia discariae genome:
- a CDS encoding neutral zinc metallopeptidase: MEVGRRVVASVLAAVLGGGLLAGCAGLESTSAGDGAAPAAGLPAPAGGCGGPVETVQDVEAIISEPAGCPGAVNTYWAGELGGQWTAPRFVPYRDGEIPPIACGEGETDPAAFAGNALYCPLDDTVAYSVDFMTELHDAGGPSYPMYVIMHELAHRASARSGHTGVVSRAEENQADCLAGDQAQFATDADRLDLGDAFSGALLFFSLGDNRDRGWFDRETATSDGAHGTPRQRAQSFAFGYLRDSGTCYRLGESPTGSVLF, translated from the coding sequence ATGGAGGTCGGGCGCAGGGTCGTGGCGAGCGTGCTCGCCGCTGTTCTCGGTGGTGGTCTGCTGGCGGGCTGCGCCGGGCTGGAGTCGACGTCCGCCGGTGACGGCGCCGCCCCGGCCGCGGGGCTGCCCGCGCCCGCCGGGGGCTGCGGCGGGCCGGTCGAGACCGTTCAGGATGTCGAGGCGATCATCTCCGAGCCGGCGGGCTGCCCCGGCGCGGTGAACACCTACTGGGCCGGCGAGCTGGGCGGGCAGTGGACCGCGCCGCGCTTCGTCCCCTACCGCGACGGCGAGATCCCACCGATCGCCTGCGGGGAGGGCGAAACCGACCCGGCCGCCTTCGCCGGGAACGCCCTCTACTGCCCGCTCGACGACACCGTCGCCTACAGCGTCGACTTCATGACCGAGCTGCACGACGCCGGCGGCCCGTCCTACCCGATGTACGTGATCATGCATGAGCTGGCCCACCGGGCGTCCGCCCGTTCCGGCCACACCGGGGTGGTGTCCCGCGCGGAGGAGAACCAGGCCGACTGTCTCGCCGGTGACCAGGCCCAGTTCGCCACCGACGCCGACCGGCTGGACCTCGGCGACGCCTTCTCCGGCGCCCTGCTGTTCTTCTCCCTCGGCGACAACCGCGACCGTGGCTGGTTCGACCGCGAGACCGCCACCTCCGACGGCGCGCACGGCACACCCCGCCAGCGCGCCCAGTCGTTCGCCTTCGGCTACCTGCGTGACAGCGGCACCTGCTATCGCCTCGGCGAGTCACCCACCGGCAGCGTGCTCTTCTGA